Proteins encoded by one window of Streptomyces sp. NBC_01571:
- a CDS encoding DUF397 domain-containing protein: protein MIEQPNWFKSSYSGQPSTDCVEAAFLAATRVKVRDSKDPNGPHHTFEGDAWMTFISAVKHGEISS, encoded by the coding sequence GTGATCGAACAGCCCAACTGGTTCAAAAGCAGCTACAGCGGCCAACCGTCAACGGACTGTGTAGAGGCCGCCTTCCTTGCTGCCACGCGGGTGAAGGTGCGCGATTCGAAGGATCCGAATGGCCCTCACCACACCTTCGAAGGCGACGCCTGGATGACGTTCATCAGCGCGGTGAAGCACGGGGAGATCTCCTCCTAG
- a CDS encoding helix-turn-helix transcriptional regulator, whose product MTDEPLGSRRAVEPTPGPGPTTRRRQLAFRLLELRRSKGLSAEEAGDRAGVSKATVSRYETSKGNVRWNQVDQLCRVYGASDEERDALVELAKTSKATNGWWVPGAGSVPSTLGMLIALENEATSLRQFASSVVPGLLQTSSYARSIKGTPGYELPPEQVTSFLDTRMRRQQLLDQPTRPRYHVLLDESVLRRCVGGPDVMTEQLDHLLERGSAPGTTVQILPFDRGAYSAALTGFIILGAADPDFDVIYAENTSGSLYLEQDEERRLYSAAFDYLQAEALSIESSAELIAEASKKHLRA is encoded by the coding sequence ATGACCGACGAGCCGCTCGGCTCCAGGCGAGCCGTCGAGCCGACTCCAGGTCCCGGCCCGACAACCCGCCGCCGCCAGTTGGCGTTCCGATTGCTGGAGCTCCGCAGATCCAAGGGCCTCAGCGCTGAGGAGGCCGGCGACCGCGCCGGCGTCTCCAAGGCCACAGTGAGCCGATACGAGACCAGCAAAGGGAACGTCCGCTGGAACCAAGTTGACCAGCTCTGCAGGGTCTACGGCGCTTCGGACGAAGAGCGTGACGCCCTGGTCGAACTGGCCAAGACGTCCAAAGCCACCAACGGGTGGTGGGTACCGGGCGCAGGTTCCGTGCCGAGCACATTGGGCATGCTGATCGCTCTGGAGAACGAGGCCACCAGCCTCCGTCAGTTCGCTTCAAGCGTTGTCCCCGGACTCTTGCAAACCAGCAGCTACGCTCGGTCAATCAAGGGCACACCGGGCTACGAACTGCCGCCGGAGCAAGTCACATCCTTCCTGGATACCCGCATGCGACGGCAGCAGCTGCTCGATCAGCCGACCCGCCCTCGGTATCACGTCCTCCTCGACGAATCCGTCCTCCGTCGCTGCGTCGGAGGACCTGACGTCATGACCGAGCAACTCGATCACCTGCTCGAACGCGGCTCGGCACCGGGCACCACTGTGCAGATCCTGCCGTTCGACCGAGGCGCATACTCCGCGGCACTGACCGGCTTCATCATTCTCGGAGCCGCAGACCCTGACTTCGACGTCATCTACGCAGAGAACACGTCGGGTTCGCTGTACCTGGAACAGGACGAGGAGCGCCGGCTGTACTCAGCAGCGTTCGACTACCTGCAAGCCGAAGCCCTCTCAATCGAGTCCTCGGCGGAGCTGATCGCCGAGGCCAGCAAGAAGCACCTGCGCGCCTAA
- a CDS encoding TrmO family methyltransferase → MRPALLTAEKGKVVSTKSIEVPVIATVVGGHTGRLDDFKGGTESIIRLHPEFPLETLQGIEEFSHIQVTWFFNFGSPDDVALHARSPRDNPAWPATGTFVHHNHRRPARLATSFPRLLRVEGHDLHVTDLDADDGTLVVDVVAVFEEMLPRGPVRQPSWPSEMLRDYWRDASER, encoded by the coding sequence ATGCGTCCCGCCCTGCTCACAGCGGAGAAGGGGAAAGTCGTGTCCACAAAGTCCATCGAAGTGCCTGTCATCGCAACCGTGGTGGGAGGGCACACGGGGCGGCTCGACGACTTCAAGGGCGGCACGGAATCGATCATCCGGCTGCATCCGGAGTTTCCGCTGGAGACGCTGCAGGGGATCGAGGAGTTCTCGCACATCCAAGTCACTTGGTTTTTTAACTTCGGGTCTCCCGACGACGTCGCACTGCATGCTCGCAGCCCTCGCGACAATCCGGCCTGGCCAGCCACAGGGACCTTCGTGCACCACAACCACCGACGGCCAGCTCGACTCGCCACGTCGTTCCCACGCCTGCTTCGCGTTGAAGGGCACGATCTGCATGTCACCGATCTCGATGCGGATGACGGCACGCTCGTGGTTGACGTAGTAGCGGTGTTCGAGGAGATGCTCCCGCGCGGCCCCGTACGACAGCCCTCTTGGCCAAGCGAAATGCTGCGGGACTACTGGCGAGACGCTTCCGAACGCTAA